From Streptomyces sp. TLI_105, the proteins below share one genomic window:
- the speB gene encoding agmatinase, translated as MSSSDQNAFRGPIDSSRVPRYAGPATFARLPRLDEVGTADVAVVGVPFDTGVSYRPGARFGGNAIREASRLLRPYNPAQDASPFALAQVADAGDIAANPFNIHEAVETIEAAADDLLGTGARMMTLGGDHTIALPLLRSVAKKHGPVALLHFDAHLDTWDTYFGAEYTHGTPFRRAVEEGILDTSALSHVGTRGPLYGKQDLTDDEKLGFGIVTSSDVYRRGADEVADQLRQRIGDRPLYISIDIDCLDPAHAPGTGTPEAGGMTSRELLEILRGLSSCNLVSADVVEVAPAYDHAEITAVAASHTAYELTTIMSRQIAAARDAK; from the coding sequence ATGAGCAGCAGCGACCAGAACGCCTTCCGCGGCCCGATCGACTCGTCCCGCGTCCCGCGGTACGCCGGTCCCGCGACGTTCGCCCGTCTGCCGCGCCTCGACGAGGTCGGCACCGCCGACGTCGCCGTGGTCGGCGTCCCCTTCGACACCGGCGTCTCCTACCGCCCCGGCGCCCGCTTCGGCGGCAACGCCATCCGCGAGGCCTCCCGCCTGCTCCGCCCCTACAACCCCGCGCAGGACGCCTCCCCCTTCGCCCTCGCCCAGGTCGCGGACGCCGGCGACATCGCCGCCAACCCGTTCAACATCCACGAGGCCGTCGAGACCATCGAGGCCGCCGCCGACGACCTCCTCGGCACCGGCGCCCGCATGATGACCCTCGGCGGCGACCACACCATCGCCCTGCCGCTGCTCCGCTCCGTCGCCAAGAAGCACGGCCCCGTCGCCCTGCTCCACTTCGACGCGCACCTCGACACCTGGGACACCTACTTCGGGGCCGAGTACACCCACGGCACCCCGTTCCGCCGCGCCGTCGAGGAGGGCATCCTCGACACCTCCGCCCTCTCCCACGTCGGCACCCGCGGCCCGCTCTACGGCAAGCAGGACCTCACCGACGACGAGAAGCTCGGCTTCGGCATCGTCACCTCCTCCGACGTCTACCGCCGCGGCGCCGACGAGGTCGCCGACCAGCTGCGCCAGCGCATCGGCGACCGCCCGCTGTACATCTCCATCGACATCGACTGCCTCGACCCGGCCCACGCCCCCGGCACCGGCACCCCCGAGGCCGGCGGCATGACCTCCCGCGAGCTCCTGGAGATCCTCCGCGGCCTCTCCTCCTGCAACCTGGTCTCCGCCGACGTCGTCGAGGTCGCCCCGGCCTACGACCACGCCGAGATCACCGCGGTCGCCGCCTCCCACACGGCGTACGAACTGACGACGATCATGAGCCGCCAGATCGCCGCCGCGCGGGACGCGAAGTAA
- a CDS encoding thiamine pyrophosphate-binding protein: MTHDHDLVLRPTVAQTEAALNPPAGRNGGDLVVETLTGLGATTVFGLPGQHALGMFDALRRSTLKYVGLRVENNAGFAADAYGRITGEAAPLLLSTGPGALMSLAALQEAAAASAPVLAIGSQVPVAGLGGGRHGYLHELRDQQASFRDVVKSVHTVRTQSQIPSAIAAAWESALTAPHGPVWVEIPQDVLLAETSLPVVTAMDATPEEVVPRPELTAVAAHLLANAERPAIIAGGGVVRSDASGKLLALAERLDVPVVTTFGGKGAFPWEHPLSLQSWLEDRHTTDFLEDADVLLVVGSGLGELSSNYHTFAPRGRVIQIEADAGKLESNHPALGIHADARLALQALLETVGERTDPAAAERVAAVLGKVRDRIAAQDLGPEQRIVAAVREALPDRAPSFWDMTILAYWAWSAFDARHPNTMHSAQGAGGLGYGFPAALGAAAADPSQPVLAVSGDGGAMYSIAELATAKQYGLDVTWLIVDDGGYGILREYMTGAFGEATATELTRPDFVALSESFGVPAALTTPETLATDLAKALATPGPSVVVLPALLRMFEPTHL; the protein is encoded by the coding sequence ATGACCCACGACCACGACCTCGTGCTGCGGCCCACGGTCGCCCAGACCGAGGCCGCCCTCAACCCGCCCGCAGGGCGGAACGGCGGCGACCTCGTCGTCGAGACCCTCACCGGCCTCGGCGCCACCACCGTCTTCGGCCTCCCCGGCCAGCACGCCCTCGGCATGTTCGACGCCCTCCGCCGCTCGACGCTGAAGTACGTCGGCCTCCGCGTCGAGAACAACGCCGGCTTCGCCGCCGACGCGTACGGCCGGATCACCGGCGAGGCCGCCCCGCTGCTGCTCTCCACCGGACCCGGCGCGCTCATGTCGCTCGCCGCGCTCCAGGAGGCGGCGGCCGCCTCCGCCCCCGTCCTCGCCATCGGCAGCCAGGTCCCGGTGGCCGGTCTCGGCGGCGGCCGGCACGGCTACCTCCACGAGCTCCGCGACCAGCAGGCCTCCTTCCGGGACGTCGTGAAGTCCGTCCACACGGTCCGTACGCAGTCCCAGATCCCCTCCGCGATCGCGGCGGCCTGGGAGTCGGCGCTCACCGCCCCGCACGGGCCGGTCTGGGTGGAGATCCCGCAGGACGTGCTCCTCGCCGAGACGAGCCTGCCGGTGGTCACCGCCATGGACGCGACGCCCGAGGAGGTCGTCCCGCGCCCCGAGCTGACGGCGGTCGCCGCGCACCTCCTGGCGAACGCCGAGCGGCCCGCGATCATCGCGGGCGGCGGGGTCGTCCGCTCCGACGCCTCCGGCAAGCTCCTCGCGCTCGCGGAGCGGCTCGACGTCCCCGTCGTCACCACCTTCGGCGGCAAGGGCGCCTTCCCCTGGGAGCACCCGCTGTCGCTCCAGTCCTGGCTGGAGGACCGGCACACCACGGACTTCCTGGAGGACGCCGACGTCCTCCTCGTCGTCGGCTCGGGCCTCGGCGAGCTGTCCTCGAACTACCACACGTTCGCCCCGCGCGGCCGGGTGATCCAGATCGAGGCCGACGCGGGCAAGCTGGAGTCCAACCACCCGGCGCTCGGCATCCACGCGGACGCCCGCCTCGCGCTCCAGGCGCTCCTGGAGACGGTCGGGGAGCGCACGGACCCGGCCGCCGCCGAGCGGGTCGCCGCCGTCCTGGGCAAGGTCCGGGACCGGATCGCGGCCCAGGACCTCGGCCCGGAGCAGCGGATCGTCGCGGCGGTCCGGGAGGCGCTCCCGGACCGGGCCCCGAGCTTCTGGGACATGACGATCCTGGCGTACTGGGCGTGGTCGGCCTTCGACGCGCGGCACCCGAACACGATGCACTCCGCCCAGGGCGCGGGCGGCCTCGGCTACGGCTTCCCCGCCGCCCTCGGCGCGGCCGCCGCCGACCCCTCCCAGCCGGTCCTGGCGGTCTCCGGCGACGGCGGCGCGATGTACTCGATCGCGGAGCTGGCGACGGCGAAGCAGTACGGCCTCGACGTGACCTGGCTGATCGTCGACGACGGCGGCTACGGGATCCTGCGGGAGTACATGACGGGCGCGTTCGGCGAGGCCACGGCCACCGAGCTCACCCGCCCGGACTTCGTCGCCCTGTCCGAGTCCTTCGGCGTCCCCGCCGCCCTGACGACCCCGGAGACCCTGGCGACGGACCTCGCGAAGGCGCTCGCCACCCCGGGCCCGTCGGTGGTGGTCCTCCCGGCCCTCCTGAGGATGTTCGAGCCGACGCACCTGTGA
- a CDS encoding ABC transporter ATP-binding protein: protein MAAVGHKEPDRKQQGWARRLAGYAWRYKANTLLALGSSLAGMAVLALVPLVTKVIIDDVIGAKTRSLGVWTGLLIGAAVLVYLLTYVRRYYGGRLALDVQHDLRTDMYGTVTRLDGRRQDELSTGQVVGRATSDLQLIQGLLFMLPMTIGNILLFLISLAVMAWLSIPLTLVALAVAPALWWIAKRSRTRLHPATWHAQQQAAVVAGVVDGAVTGVRVVKGFGQEDQETGKIREAGRKLFAGRLRTIRLNSKYTPALQAVPALGQVAVLALGGWLAYRHQITLGTFVAFSSYLASLVGPVRMLAMVLTVGQQARAGVERVYDLIDTEPVIKDGTKELPADAPATVEFDDVSFAYEGASGKTKPVLDGFSLEIRPGETVAVVGASGSGKSTVSLLLPRFYDVTHGAVLVGGHDVRELTLDSLRAAVGLVPEDSFLFSDTVAANIAYGVPDATREQIETAARAAQADRFIAELPEGYDTKVGEHGLTLSGGQRQRVALARAILTDPRLLLLDDATSAVDAKVEHEIHEALKSVMAGRTTLLIAHRRSTLGLADRIAVLDEGRLADIGTHAELEERSPLFRRLLTDPEELGAVSPGHVTPPELPEDRTLRAELDAEFDAERGITPTLWVRDETTGRESPAPGATPELLAAVEALPPATDTPGIDEARAVAPEDAYGLRRLLRGFGVPLLISLGLVALDAGAGLLLPVLIRHGIDEGVNRLAIGAVWAASALALVTVLVQWVAQTAETRMTGRTGERVLYALRLKIFAQLQRLGLDYYERELTGRIMTRMTTDVDALSTFLQTGLVTAFVSVVTFFGIMVALLVLDLQLALVVFATLPVLAVGTYYFRRSSVKAYELARERISVVNADLQESVSGLRIVQAFRREQSGAARFAERSDSYREARVRGQWLISVYFPFVTLLSSVAAASVMIVGANRIEAGTLTTGALVAYLLYIDLFFAPVQQLSQVFDGYQQAAVSLKRMQELLQEPTSTAAADAPLDVLSLRGEIAFEDVSFAYGEEEEALTGIDLRIPAGQTVAFVGETGAGKSTLVKLVARFYDPTSGRVTADGTDLRDLDLTAYRHRLGVVPQEAYLFAGTIRDAIAYGRPEATDAEVEAAARAVGAHDMIATLDGGYLHEVAERGRNLSAGQRQLIALARAELVDPDVLLLDEATAALDLATEAQVNQATDRLAGRRTTLVVAHRLTTAARADRVVVMDHGRVVEDGTHDELLALGGRYATLWNTFIGEAEEAEPERV, encoded by the coding sequence GTGGCGGCGGTGGGGCACAAAGAGCCGGATCGGAAACAGCAGGGCTGGGCGCGCAGGCTGGCCGGGTACGCGTGGCGGTACAAGGCGAACACGCTGCTCGCCCTGGGGTCCTCCCTCGCGGGCATGGCCGTGCTCGCCCTCGTGCCGCTCGTCACTAAGGTGATCATCGACGACGTCATCGGGGCGAAGACCCGGAGCCTCGGCGTCTGGACGGGGCTGCTCATCGGCGCCGCCGTCCTCGTCTACCTCCTCACCTACGTCCGCCGCTACTACGGCGGGCGCCTCGCCCTCGACGTTCAGCACGACCTGCGGACCGACATGTACGGCACGGTCACCCGGCTCGACGGGCGCCGGCAGGACGAGCTGTCCACCGGGCAGGTCGTCGGACGGGCCACCAGCGACCTCCAGCTGATCCAGGGTCTTCTCTTCATGCTCCCGATGACCATCGGGAACATCCTGCTGTTCCTCATCTCGCTGGCCGTCATGGCCTGGCTGTCGATCCCGCTCACCCTCGTCGCGCTCGCCGTCGCCCCCGCCCTCTGGTGGATCGCCAAGCGCAGCCGCACCCGCCTCCACCCCGCCACCTGGCACGCGCAGCAGCAGGCCGCCGTCGTCGCCGGCGTCGTCGACGGGGCCGTGACCGGCGTCCGGGTCGTCAAGGGCTTCGGCCAGGAGGACCAGGAGACCGGCAAGATCCGCGAGGCCGGGCGGAAGCTCTTCGCCGGGCGCCTGCGGACGATCCGGCTGAACTCCAAGTACACCCCCGCCCTCCAGGCCGTGCCCGCCCTCGGCCAGGTCGCGGTCCTCGCGCTCGGCGGCTGGCTGGCCTACCGGCACCAGATCACCCTCGGCACCTTCGTCGCCTTCTCCTCCTACCTGGCCTCCCTCGTCGGCCCGGTCCGCATGCTCGCCATGGTCCTCACCGTCGGCCAGCAGGCCCGCGCCGGCGTCGAGCGGGTCTACGACCTCATCGACACCGAGCCGGTGATCAAGGACGGGACCAAGGAGCTTCCGGCGGACGCGCCCGCCACCGTCGAGTTCGACGACGTGTCCTTCGCCTATGAGGGCGCCTCCGGCAAGACCAAGCCCGTCCTCGACGGGTTCTCCCTGGAGATCCGGCCCGGCGAGACCGTCGCCGTCGTCGGCGCCTCCGGCTCCGGCAAGTCGACCGTCTCGCTCCTCCTGCCCCGCTTCTACGACGTCACCCACGGCGCCGTCCTCGTCGGCGGCCACGACGTCCGCGAGCTCACCCTCGACTCCCTGCGCGCCGCCGTCGGCCTGGTCCCCGAGGACTCCTTCCTCTTCTCCGACACGGTCGCCGCCAACATCGCGTACGGCGTCCCCGACGCCACCCGCGAGCAGATCGAGACCGCCGCCCGCGCCGCCCAGGCGGACCGTTTCATCGCCGAGCTGCCCGAGGGCTACGACACCAAGGTCGGCGAGCACGGCCTCACCCTCTCCGGCGGCCAGCGCCAGCGCGTCGCACTCGCCCGCGCGATCCTCACCGACCCCCGGCTCCTCCTCCTCGACGACGCCACCTCCGCCGTCGACGCCAAGGTCGAGCACGAGATCCACGAGGCCCTGAAGTCGGTGATGGCGGGCCGCACGACCCTGCTCATCGCACACCGCCGCTCCACCCTCGGCCTCGCCGACCGCATCGCCGTCCTCGACGAGGGCCGCCTCGCCGACATCGGCACCCACGCCGAGCTGGAGGAGCGCTCCCCGCTCTTCCGCCGCCTCCTCACCGACCCCGAGGAGCTCGGCGCCGTCTCGCCCGGCCACGTCACGCCGCCGGAGCTCCCCGAGGACCGCACGCTGCGGGCCGAGCTGGACGCCGAGTTCGACGCCGAGCGGGGCATCACCCCCACCCTGTGGGTACGGGACGAGACCACCGGCCGCGAGAGCCCCGCACCCGGGGCGACCCCCGAGCTGCTCGCCGCCGTCGAGGCCCTGCCGCCTGCCACCGACACCCCCGGCATCGACGAGGCCCGGGCCGTGGCCCCCGAGGACGCGTACGGCCTGCGCCGGCTGCTGCGCGGCTTCGGCGTCCCGCTGCTCATCAGCCTCGGTCTGGTCGCCCTCGACGCGGGCGCCGGCCTGCTCCTTCCGGTCCTGATCCGGCACGGCATCGACGAGGGCGTGAACCGGCTCGCGATCGGCGCCGTCTGGGCGGCCTCCGCGCTCGCCCTGGTCACCGTCCTCGTGCAGTGGGTCGCGCAGACCGCCGAGACCCGGATGACCGGCCGCACCGGCGAGCGGGTCCTCTACGCGCTGCGCCTGAAGATCTTCGCCCAGCTCCAGCGGCTCGGCCTCGACTACTACGAGCGCGAGCTCACCGGCCGGATCATGACCCGGATGACCACGGACGTCGACGCCCTGTCGACGTTCCTGCAGACGGGTCTCGTCACCGCCTTCGTCTCGGTCGTCACCTTCTTCGGGATCATGGTCGCGCTGCTCGTGCTCGACCTCCAGCTCGCCCTGGTCGTCTTCGCGACCCTGCCGGTCCTCGCCGTCGGCACGTACTACTTCCGCCGCTCCAGCGTGAAGGCGTACGAGCTGGCGCGCGAGCGGATCAGCGTCGTCAACGCCGACCTCCAGGAGTCGGTCTCCGGCCTGCGGATCGTGCAGGCCTTCCGCCGCGAGCAGTCGGGCGCGGCCCGGTTCGCGGAGCGCAGCGACTCGTACCGCGAGGCGCGCGTCCGGGGCCAGTGGCTGATCTCGGTCTACTTCCCCTTCGTGACCCTGCTGTCCTCGGTCGCGGCCGCCTCCGTCATGATCGTCGGCGCGAACCGCATCGAGGCCGGCACCCTCACCACCGGCGCCCTCGTCGCCTACCTCCTCTACATCGACCTCTTCTTCGCCCCCGTGCAGCAGCTCTCGCAGGTCTTCGACGGCTACCAGCAGGCCGCCGTCTCGCTGAAGCGGATGCAGGAGCTCCTCCAGGAGCCCACGTCGACGGCCGCCGCCGACGCGCCCCTGGACGTGCTCTCGCTGCGCGGCGAGATCGCCTTCGAGGACGTGTCGTTCGCGTACGGGGAAGAGGAAGAGGCCCTCACCGGGATCGACCTGCGGATCCCCGCCGGGCAGACCGTCGCCTTCGTCGGCGAGACCGGCGCCGGGAAGTCCACCCTGGTCAAGCTGGTCGCCCGGTTCTACGACCCGACGAGCGGCCGGGTCACCGCCGACGGCACCGACCTGCGGGACCTCGACCTCACCGCGTACCGCCACCGGCTCGGCGTCGTCCCCCAGGAGGCGTACCTCTTCGCCGGGACGATCCGCGACGCCATCGCGTACGGCCGCCCCGAGGCGACCGACGCCGAGGTCGAGGCGGCGGCCCGCGCGGTCGGCGCGCACGACATGATCGCCACGCTCGACGGCGGCTACCTCCACGAGGTCGCCGAGCGCGGCCGGAACCTCTCCGCCGGGCAGCGCCAGCTGATCGCCCTCGCCCGCGCCGAGCTCGTCGACCCGGACGTCCTGCTCCTGGACGAGGCCACGGCGGCCCTGGACCTGGCGACCGAGGCCCAGGTCAACCAGGCCACCGACCGGCTCGCGGGCCGCCGTACGACGCTCGTCGTCGCGCACCGGCTGACGACGGCCGCCCGCGCCGACCGCGTGGTCGTCATGGACCACGGCCGGGTCGTGGAGGACGGCACCCACGACGAGCTCCTCGCCCTGGGCGGCCGGTACGCGACGCTGTGGAACACCTTCATCGGCGAGGCGGAGGAGGCGGAACCGGAGCGGGTGTGA
- a CDS encoding S28 family serine protease: MRKSLRWALSLSVLIGTVGSTGVATAADTETGSATVVDSQSTSTDIKDRILAIPGMSLIEEKPYAGYRYFVLEYVQPIDHHRPWAGTFKQRISILHKDTSRPTVFRTSGYGLSTTPSRTEPTRIIDGNQVSMEYRFFTPSRPQPADWSKLDIWQAASDQHRIYTALKSIYGQKWLSTGASKGGMTATYYERFYPRDMDGVVAYVAPNDVVNKEDSAYDRFFETVGTKDCRDRLNNMQREALVRREPLEKKYKAWAESEGATFNTVGSLDKAYEAVVLDFVWGFWQYYGQDVCDQIPDAATASDDTVYETIDAYSGWSAYTDQGLEYYTPYYYQAATELGSPTIKQPHLNGLSRYGYQPASSFVPREIPMKFKPQAMRDVDDWVRKNANQMLFVYGGNDPWGSEQFRLGKGARDSYVYVAPGANHGANVAGLVESERANATARILAWAGVSAPAVQAAQPLAAFDARVDVAVDEDATREHGLRP; the protein is encoded by the coding sequence ATGCGCAAGTCGCTGAGATGGGCGCTGTCGCTTTCGGTGCTCATAGGCACCGTCGGGTCGACCGGTGTGGCTACCGCCGCGGACACGGAGACCGGCAGCGCGACCGTCGTCGACTCGCAGAGCACGAGCACCGACATCAAGGACCGCATCCTGGCGATCCCCGGGATGAGCCTGATCGAGGAGAAGCCGTACGCCGGCTACCGCTACTTCGTCCTGGAGTACGTCCAGCCGATCGACCACCACCGCCCGTGGGCGGGCACGTTCAAGCAGCGGATCTCGATCCTCCACAAGGACACGAGCCGCCCCACCGTCTTCCGCACCAGCGGCTACGGTCTTTCCACCACGCCGAGCCGGACCGAACCGACGCGGATCATCGACGGCAACCAGGTCTCCATGGAGTACCGCTTCTTCACGCCGTCCCGCCCGCAGCCCGCCGACTGGTCGAAGCTCGACATCTGGCAGGCGGCCAGCGACCAGCACCGCATCTACACGGCGCTGAAGTCGATCTACGGCCAGAAGTGGCTCTCCACCGGCGCCTCCAAGGGCGGCATGACCGCCACGTACTACGAGCGCTTCTACCCGCGCGACATGGACGGCGTCGTCGCCTACGTAGCCCCGAACGACGTGGTCAACAAGGAGGACTCGGCCTACGACCGGTTCTTCGAGACCGTCGGCACGAAGGACTGCCGCGACCGCCTGAACAACATGCAGCGCGAGGCCCTCGTCCGGCGCGAGCCGCTGGAGAAGAAGTACAAGGCCTGGGCCGAGTCCGAGGGTGCCACCTTCAACACGGTCGGCTCGCTCGACAAGGCCTACGAGGCCGTCGTCCTCGACTTCGTGTGGGGCTTCTGGCAGTACTACGGCCAGGACGTCTGCGACCAGATCCCGGACGCGGCGACCGCGAGCGACGACACCGTCTACGAGACGATCGACGCCTACTCCGGCTGGTCCGCCTACACCGACCAGGGCCTCGAGTACTACACGCCGTACTACTACCAGGCGGCCACCGAACTCGGCTCGCCCACCATCAAGCAGCCGCACCTGAACGGCCTGAGCCGCTACGGCTACCAGCCGGCCAGCAGCTTCGTGCCGCGCGAGATCCCCATGAAGTTCAAGCCGCAGGCCATGCGGGACGTCGACGACTGGGTCCGCAAGAACGCGAACCAGATGCTCTTCGTCTACGGCGGCAACGACCCGTGGGGCTCCGAGCAGTTCCGCCTCGGCAAGGGCGCGCGCGACAGCTACGTGTACGTGGCGCCGGGCGCCAACCACGGGGCGAACGTCGCCGGGCTCGTCGAGTCCGAGCGCGCCAACGCGACCGCCCGCATCCTGGCCTGGGCCGGGGTCTCCGCCCCGGCGGTCCAGGCGGCGCAGCCGCTGGCGGCCTTCGACGCGCGCGTCGACGTGGCGGTCGACGAGGACGCGACCAGGGAACACGGCCTGCGACCGTGA
- a CDS encoding glycoside hydrolase family 3 protein, translated as MHHRAPAPSRRTLLTVTAAAAAAAVTGTLSPAAHAETNDRGLQRIIDRMSLEEKVGQLFVMRVYGHSATAPDQADIDANLAEIGVRTAAELIERYHVGGIIYFAWAHNTRNPQQIAELSNGIQQAALAQPTPVPVLISTDQEHGIVCRVGKPATLLPGAMALGAGGSHADARKAAQIAGEELVAVGIRQNYAPVADVNVNPANPVIGVRSFGADPQAVAGLVAAQVKGYQRAGVAATSKHFPGHGDTAVDSHYGLPTITHTREQWAELDAPPFRSAIGAGIDSIMTAHIVVPALDPSEDPATLSRPILTGILREQLGYDGVVVTDSLGMEGVRTKYGDERVPVLALKAGVDQLLNPPKLDVAWNAVLKAVRDGELTEARLDESILRILRLKAKLGLFRQAYATRAGVERVVGSEEHLAHADRIAEATTTLLLNEDDFLPLSPATHRSVLVVGADPASPSGTTGPPTTTLATALTELGFTATALSTGITPTAAKIEEAVRGAAGKDVVVVGTYNVGATSPQRTLVARLVATGVPVVTVAIRNPYDIARLGGQRASLAAYSWTDVELRAAARVLAGRARPLGRLPVPIQDAEDPGRVLYPVGYGLSYTR; from the coding sequence GTGCACCACCGCGCCCCCGCCCCCTCCCGACGCACCCTCCTCACGGTGACCGCCGCAGCCGCCGCGGCGGCCGTCACCGGCACCCTCTCCCCCGCCGCCCACGCGGAGACGAACGACCGCGGACTCCAGCGGATCATCGACCGGATGTCGCTGGAGGAGAAGGTCGGCCAGCTCTTCGTGATGCGGGTCTACGGCCACTCCGCCACCGCCCCCGACCAAGCCGACATCGACGCCAACCTCGCCGAGATCGGCGTCCGCACCGCCGCCGAACTGATCGAGCGCTACCACGTCGGCGGGATCATCTACTTCGCCTGGGCCCACAACACCCGCAACCCCCAGCAGATCGCGGAACTCTCCAACGGCATCCAGCAGGCCGCGCTCGCGCAGCCCACCCCCGTGCCCGTGCTCATCTCCACCGACCAGGAGCACGGCATCGTCTGCCGGGTCGGCAAGCCGGCCACGCTGCTGCCCGGCGCGATGGCCCTCGGTGCCGGCGGCTCGCACGCGGACGCCCGCAAGGCCGCCCAGATCGCGGGCGAGGAACTCGTCGCCGTCGGCATCCGGCAGAACTACGCCCCCGTCGCCGACGTGAACGTCAACCCGGCCAACCCCGTCATCGGCGTCCGCTCCTTCGGCGCGGACCCGCAGGCGGTCGCCGGACTCGTCGCCGCGCAGGTCAAGGGGTACCAGCGGGCCGGGGTCGCGGCCACCTCCAAGCACTTCCCCGGCCACGGCGACACCGCCGTCGACAGCCACTACGGCCTGCCCACGATCACCCACACCCGGGAGCAGTGGGCGGAGCTCGACGCGCCGCCGTTCCGGTCGGCGATCGGCGCCGGCATCGACTCGATCATGACCGCGCACATCGTGGTCCCCGCGCTCGACCCCAGCGAGGACCCGGCGACCCTCTCCCGGCCCATCCTCACCGGCATCCTGCGCGAACAGCTCGGCTACGACGGCGTGGTGGTCACCGACTCCCTCGGCATGGAGGGCGTACGCACCAAGTACGGCGACGAGCGCGTCCCGGTCCTCGCCCTGAAGGCCGGGGTGGACCAGCTGCTCAACCCGCCCAAGCTCGACGTGGCCTGGAACGCGGTCCTCAAGGCCGTCAGGGACGGCGAACTGACGGAGGCCCGGCTCGACGAATCGATCCTGCGGATCCTGCGGCTCAAGGCGAAGCTCGGCCTCTTCCGGCAGGCGTACGCCACCCGGGCGGGCGTCGAGCGCGTGGTCGGCAGCGAGGAGCACCTCGCCCACGCCGACCGGATCGCCGAGGCGACCACGACCCTGCTGCTCAACGAGGACGACTTCCTGCCGCTGAGCCCGGCCACCCACCGCTCGGTCCTCGTCGTCGGCGCCGACCCGGCCTCGCCGTCCGGCACCACGGGCCCGCCGACCACGACGCTCGCGACCGCCCTGACGGAGCTCGGCTTCACCGCGACCGCGCTCTCCACCGGGATCACCCCGACGGCCGCGAAGATCGAGGAGGCGGTGAGGGGGGCGGCCGGCAAGGACGTGGTCGTGGTCGGCACGTACAACGTCGGCGCGACCAGCCCGCAGCGGACGCTCGTCGCGCGGCTCGTCGCCACCGGGGTGCCCGTCGTGACGGTCGCGATCCGCAACCCGTACGACATCGCGCGCCTCGGTGGCCAGCGGGCCTCTCTCGCGGCCTACTCCTGGACGGACGTCGAACTCCGGGCCGCCGCCCGCGTCCTGGCCGGCCGGGCCCGGCCCCTCGGCCGCCTGCCGGTCCCGATCCAGGACGCGGAGGACCCGGGGCGGGTGCTGTACCCGGTGGGCTACGGCCTGTCGTACACCCGCTGA
- a CDS encoding AAA family ATPase, with translation MTFENIVVDSTEPAPGTVLLAGIPGSGKSTVSAALAARFARAAHIEVDHLQELIVQGGHWPSPDGDPEADRQILLRARNGCLLADSFVAAGFLPVLDDVVVRRSHLDFYRAHAKAAPLHVVILAPGPDKAWERNNARHKKLTTNWAFLDEAMRAELSGEGVWIDNAEQTVEETVDAVLAATGLTAYADATPNGSASPCADAKSNGSAGS, from the coding sequence ATGACCTTCGAGAACATCGTCGTCGACAGCACCGAACCCGCCCCCGGGACCGTCCTGCTGGCGGGCATCCCCGGGAGCGGGAAGAGCACCGTCTCGGCGGCCCTCGCGGCCCGTTTCGCCCGGGCCGCGCACATCGAGGTCGACCACCTCCAGGAACTGATCGTCCAGGGCGGCCACTGGCCGAGCCCGGACGGCGACCCGGAGGCGGACCGGCAGATCCTGCTGCGCGCCCGCAACGGCTGTCTCCTCGCGGACAGTTTCGTCGCGGCGGGCTTCCTGCCGGTCCTCGACGACGTGGTCGTGCGCCGCTCCCACCTGGACTTCTACCGCGCCCACGCGAAGGCGGCCCCGCTCCATGTGGTCATCCTGGCCCCCGGCCCGGACAAGGCCTGGGAGCGCAACAACGCCCGCCACAAGAAGCTGACCACGAACTGGGCCTTCCTGGACGAGGCCATGCGCGCCGAACTCTCCGGCGAGGGCGTCTGGATCGACAACGCGGAGCAGACGGTCGAGGAGACGGTCGACGCGGTCCTCGCGGCGACGGGCCTGACCGCCTACGCCGACGCGACGCCGAACGGCTCGGCCTCCCCCTGCGCCGACGCGAAGTCGAACGGCTCGGCCGGCTCGTAG
- a CDS encoding Uma2 family endonuclease, with protein MTTILMDLSSAWDVLDGVSLPNGYRVEITDGKIIMTPQGEQQWKVILRAAPQIEQQLAGHGEILSDVMIDFPSSLYGYAPDLAIIAPDSERNRRGRFEWHSLEAVLEILSLSTRDNDFEKKLRMYAECAIPLYVIIDPSENVCTVHSRPARTGVYTEQETIPFGEDLVLPLEGREIVVKTDGFPRSEG; from the coding sequence ATGACGACCATACTGATGGACCTTTCCAGCGCCTGGGACGTCCTGGACGGCGTCTCTCTGCCCAACGGCTACCGCGTCGAGATCACGGACGGAAAGATCATCATGACGCCCCAGGGTGAGCAGCAGTGGAAGGTGATCCTGCGGGCCGCCCCCCAGATCGAGCAGCAGCTCGCCGGGCACGGCGAGATCCTCTCAGACGTCATGATCGACTTCCCGTCGAGTCTTTACGGCTACGCCCCCGACCTGGCCATCATCGCCCCCGACTCCGAGCGGAACAGGCGCGGCCGCTTCGAGTGGCACAGCCTGGAGGCCGTGCTGGAGATCCTCTCGCTCAGCACCCGGGACAACGACTTCGAGAAGAAGCTGCGGATGTACGCGGAGTGCGCGATCCCGCTCTACGTGATCATCGACCCGTCCGAGAACGTCTGCACCGTCCACAGCAGGCCCGCCCGCACCGGCGTCTACACGGAGCAGGAGACGATCCCCTTCGGCGAGGACCTCGTCCTGCCCCTCGAAGGGCGCGAGATCGTCGTGAAGACCGACGGTTTCCCGCGCTCCGAGGGCTGA